One genomic segment of Anaerobiospirillum thomasii includes these proteins:
- the ribD gene encoding bifunctional diaminohydroxyphosphoribosylaminopyrimidine deaminase/5-amino-6-(5-phosphoribosylamino)uracil reductase RibD, with translation MFSFADKTYMKRALRLAKKGRYTASPNPAVGCVIVKDGIILGEGYHKKAGLGHAEVNALAHASYNVKGSTCYVTLEPCSHYGKTPPCAKALVEAGVARVVIAMLDPNPKVSGNGVKILKEAGIEVEVGLLSDKAYALNRAFFKSITSHYPYVVAKVGMSLDAKTALHSGESKWITGAKSRSCVQKLRAHAGAIITGANTVRADDPSLNVRMDELPHKVRPLVDNEYFTQPIKVILDTRGSLSYKDYKIFKSGRCLHVISDRYRPSESLCANKVPCDDGYIELFTSTVDDVITVLYVPEDESAQISLKFVLNYLNYIHIREVLVEAGASLTTSFLDKKLVNELCVFTASKILGHIARGAFLSKEVESLNNLLSYRIIKLKQIDNDIFVRYSLDGQE, from the coding sequence ATGTTTTCCTTTGCTGACAAGACTTATATGAAAAGAGCGCTGCGCCTTGCCAAAAAGGGCAGGTACACAGCATCGCCAAATCCTGCCGTAGGCTGCGTTATAGTCAAAGATGGCATAATCCTTGGAGAGGGTTATCATAAAAAGGCAGGACTTGGCCATGCTGAGGTTAATGCACTTGCACATGCCTCTTATAATGTAAAGGGATCCACCTGTTATGTAACACTAGAGCCCTGCTCTCATTATGGTAAAACACCGCCATGTGCCAAGGCTTTAGTCGAGGCTGGAGTGGCGCGTGTGGTTATAGCCATGCTCGATCCCAATCCCAAGGTCTCTGGTAATGGCGTTAAAATCCTAAAAGAGGCCGGCATTGAGGTTGAGGTAGGTCTTTTATCTGATAAAGCCTATGCTCTAAACCGTGCCTTTTTTAAATCCATAACCTCTCATTATCCATATGTGGTGGCCAAGGTTGGCATGTCACTTGATGCCAAAACCGCCCTGCACAGCGGTGAGAGCAAATGGATCACAGGGGCCAAGTCACGCTCATGTGTGCAAAAGCTGCGTGCCCACGCAGGTGCCATTATTACAGGCGCCAATACAGTAAGGGCCGATGATCCATCTTTAAATGTGCGCATGGATGAGCTGCCGCATAAGGTGCGTCCTCTTGTTGACAATGAGTATTTTACTCAGCCTATAAAGGTTATTTTAGATACCAGGGGATCACTGTCTTATAAGGATTACAAAATCTTTAAAAGCGGGCGCTGTCTGCATGTTATAAGTGACAGATACAGACCATCAGAAAGTCTGTGTGCCAATAAGGTGCCATGTGATGACGGTTACATAGAGCTTTTTACCAGTACTGTTGATGATGTCATAACTGTGCTGTATGTGCCAGAGGATGAGAGCGCTCAGATTTCATTAAAATTTGTGCTTAACTATTTAAACTATATACACATTCGTGAGGTTTTAGTTGAGGCCGGAGCCTCGCTTACCACTTCATTTTTAGATAAGAAACTTGTCAATGAGCTTTGTGTCTTTACAGCATCAAAGATTTTAGGTCACATTGCCCGTGGTGCTTTTTTATCAAAAGAGGTTGAGAGTTTAAATAATCTGTTATCCTATAGGATTATCAAGTTAAAACAGATTGATAATGATATTTTTGTACGCTACAGCCTAGATGGTCAGGAGTGA
- the glyA gene encoding serine hydroxymethyltransferase, with translation MNKAKSIAAYDAELWAAIEAENKRQEDHIELIASENYASVCVMEAQGSQLTNKYAEGYPNKRYYGGCEYVDVVEQLAIDRACKLFGCEYANVQPHAGSQANAAAYMALCNPGDTILGLSLDSGGHLTHGSSVNFSGKMYNAIQYGVNEAGELDYEDILAKAKECQPKVIVAGFSAYSGIVDWKKMREIADAVGAYLMVDMAHVAGLVAAGVYPSPIEHAHVVTSTTHKSLGGPRSGFILSNCHDETIYKKLNSAIFPGSQGGPLMHIIAAKAIVFKEAMEDWYVDYQKQVVANAKAMCEEVIKRGYKVVSGGTHNHLFLMDFIGMEMTGKEAEAALGQAHITVNKNSVPGDPRSPFITSGLRLGTPACTRRGFKEAEVRTLANIICDVLDNYKDEAVIAKAREQVTELCSRFPVYAQ, from the coding sequence ATGAATAAAGCTAAATCTATTGCCGCTTATGATGCTGAGCTTTGGGCTGCCATTGAAGCTGAAAACAAGCGTCAGGAAGATCATATTGAACTTATTGCCTCAGAGAACTATGCATCTGTATGTGTCATGGAGGCTCAGGGTTCACAACTTACCAACAAATATGCCGAAGGTTATCCAAACAAGCGCTACTATGGAGGCTGTGAGTACGTTGATGTAGTAGAGCAGCTGGCCATTGACAGAGCCTGCAAGCTCTTTGGCTGTGAGTATGCCAATGTGCAGCCGCACGCAGGTTCACAGGCCAATGCTGCAGCCTATATGGCTCTTTGCAATCCAGGTGACACCATTTTAGGTCTGTCACTTGACAGCGGCGGTCACTTAACCCACGGCTCATCTGTAAACTTCTCTGGCAAGATGTACAATGCCATTCAGTATGGCGTCAATGAGGCAGGTGAACTTGATTATGAGGATATTCTAGCCAAGGCCAAAGAGTGTCAGCCTAAGGTTATTGTGGCAGGCTTTAGTGCCTACTCAGGCATTGTTGACTGGAAGAAAATGCGTGAGATTGCAGATGCCGTAGGCGCCTATTTAATGGTGGATATGGCCCACGTGGCAGGTCTTGTGGCAGCCGGTGTCTACCCAAGCCCAATTGAGCATGCCCACGTTGTAACCTCAACCACCCACAAATCATTAGGCGGCCCACGCTCAGGCTTTATCCTGTCAAACTGCCATGATGAGACTATATATAAGAAGTTAAACTCAGCCATCTTTCCAGGCTCACAGGGCGGTCCTTTAATGCACATCATTGCAGCCAAGGCCATTGTCTTTAAAGAGGCCATGGAAGACTGGTATGTTGACTATCAAAAGCAGGTTGTAGCCAATGCCAAGGCTATGTGTGAGGAAGTAATCAAGCGTGGCTACAAGGTAGTCTCAGGCGGCACTCACAATCACCTCTTCCTCATGGACTTTATTGGCATGGAAATGACAGGCAAGGAGGCTGAGGCCGCTTTAGGTCAGGCTCACATTACTGTCAATAAAAACTCAGTACCTGGCGATCCAAGATCTCCATTTATAACCTCAGGTTTAAGACTTGGCACTCCAGCCTGCACCCGCCGCGGCTTTAAAGAGGCCGAGGTGCGCACTCTGGCCAATATCATCTGTGATGTACTTGATAACTACAAGGATGAGGCAGTTATTGCCAAGGCCCGTGAGCAGGTTACAGAGCTCTGCTCAAGATTCCCTGTCTATGCACAGTAA
- the aroQ gene encoding type II 3-dehydroquinate dehydratase, producing the protein MADNQILIINGPNLNLLGLREPEIYGHETLEDLRSMLDAKAVELSVQLEHFQSNHEGAIVDKIQSARGRVDFILINAGAFTHTSVAIRDALCGVDIPFFEIHISNVHARESFRHHSYLSDKAVGVIVGFKLDGYLYALTQAAKLVRRNVK; encoded by the coding sequence TTGGCTGACAATCAGATACTGATTATAAATGGTCCCAATCTTAATCTGTTAGGACTCAGAGAACCTGAGATCTATGGACATGAGACACTTGAGGATCTTCGCTCAATGCTTGATGCAAAGGCCGTGGAACTGTCTGTACAGCTTGAGCATTTCCAGTCCAATCATGAAGGTGCCATTGTAGATAAAATACAGTCTGCACGCGGTAGAGTGGATTTTATTCTTATCAATGCCGGCGCCTTTACCCACACCTCAGTTGCAATACGAGATGCTCTGTGTGGTGTGGATATTCCTTTTTTTGAAATTCATATATCCAATGTGCACGCACGTGAAAGCTTCCGTCACCACTCTTATCTTTCAGACAAGGCTGTGGGTGTTATTGTTGGATTTAAGCTTGACGGCTATCTTTACGCTCTGACACAGGCGGCAAAGCTAGTCCGTAGGAATGTTAAATAA
- the accB gene encoding acetyl-CoA carboxylase biotin carboxyl carrier protein — protein sequence MDIHKIAKLIDLVSNSDVAEINLKQGEEELRISRAQQAPVPVHVQAPVAMTMPQAHVSAPAAAPAAAAAAPAAAPAEAAPASVSGNVMRSPMVGTFYRSASPTAAPFVEEGQTVKEGDTLCIIEAMKMMNQIQSDRAGKIKKILVDNGSTVEFDQPIFEFE from the coding sequence ATTGATATCCACAAGATAGCTAAACTTATTGATCTTGTATCAAATTCTGATGTAGCTGAAATCAATCTTAAACAGGGTGAGGAAGAGCTGCGCATCTCACGTGCCCAGCAGGCTCCTGTTCCTGTACATGTTCAGGCCCCGGTTGCCATGACCATGCCTCAGGCACATGTCAGCGCCCCTGCAGCAGCTCCTGCTGCCGCAGCCGCTGCTCCAGCTGCAGCCCCTGCAGAGGCAGCACCTGCTTCTGTATCAGGCAATGTAATGCGTTCCCCTATGGTCGGTACTTTCTACCGTTCCGCAAGTCCTACCGCCGCACCTTTTGTTGAGGAAGGTCAGACCGTTAAAGAAGGCGATACTCTGTGCATCATCGAGGCCATGAAGATGATGAATCAGATTCAGTCAGACAGAGCCGGCAAGATCAAAAAGATCCTTGTTGACAATGGCTCAACAGTTGAATTTGACCAGCCAATATTTGAGTTTGAATAA
- the accC gene encoding acetyl-CoA carboxylase biotin carboxylase subunit produces the protein MKLEKVVIANRGEIALRVLRACRQLGLKTVAVHSTADRDLMHVKLADESICIGPAAAKDSYLNIPTIIAAAEATGASAIHPGYGFLSENADFAEMVEKSGFVFIGPTADTIRLMGDKVSAKKAMQRAGVPCVPGSEGALGDNAEENRALANKIGYPIIIKAAGGGGGRGMRVVYKDEELDDAIALTRREADMFFNNPAVYMEKFLENPRHIEFQVLSDSHGNAVYLGERDCSMQRRNQKVLEEAPAPFITEEQRRSIGERCAKACVDIGYRGAGTFEFLYENGEFYFIEMNTRVQVEHPVTEMITGIDIVREMICVAAGDPLSIRQEDIKIKGHAFECRINAEDPRTFLPSPGAITTLHVPGGPGVRWDSHIYQTYKVPPHYDSLVGKLIVHDDNRDLAIARTLEALDELVIEGIKTNIPLHKELLVDPVEIRGGASIHYLEEKLEKEKDLNLG, from the coding sequence ATGAAACTTGAAAAAGTTGTTATTGCCAACCGCGGTGAAATTGCACTGCGTGTGTTGCGTGCCTGCCGTCAGCTTGGTCTCAAGACAGTGGCTGTACATTCAACAGCTGACAGAGATCTGATGCATGTTAAACTTGCAGATGAGTCAATCTGTATAGGACCTGCAGCTGCCAAGGATTCCTATCTTAATATTCCAACCATTATTGCAGCAGCCGAGGCCACAGGCGCTTCTGCCATCCACCCAGGCTATGGCTTTTTATCTGAAAATGCCGACTTTGCTGAAATGGTTGAAAAATCAGGCTTTGTCTTTATAGGCCCTACTGCCGATACCATACGTCTTATGGGCGACAAGGTTTCTGCCAAAAAAGCCATGCAAAGAGCAGGTGTGCCATGCGTGCCTGGCTCTGAAGGTGCCCTTGGTGACAATGCCGAGGAGAACAGAGCTCTTGCCAACAAGATTGGCTATCCTATTATCATCAAGGCAGCAGGTGGCGGCGGTGGCCGCGGTATGCGCGTTGTCTACAAGGATGAAGAGCTTGATGATGCCATAGCTCTGACCCGCCGTGAGGCAGATATGTTCTTTAACAATCCTGCCGTCTATATGGAAAAATTCCTGGAAAACCCACGTCATATCGAATTTCAGGTACTCTCAGACAGCCATGGCAATGCCGTCTATTTAGGCGAGCGTGACTGCTCCATGCAAAGACGCAATCAGAAGGTTTTAGAAGAAGCACCTGCTCCTTTCATCACCGAAGAGCAGCGCCGCTCCATTGGTGAGCGCTGTGCCAAGGCCTGTGTTGATATTGGCTATCGCGGCGCCGGTACCTTCGAATTCCTCTATGAAAACGGCGAGTTCTACTTTATTGAAATGAACACCCGTGTACAGGTTGAGCACCCTGTAACTGAAATGATTACAGGTATTGATATTGTACGTGAGATGATCTGTGTGGCAGCAGGCGATCCACTGTCTATCAGACAGGAAGATATCAAGATCAAAGGCCATGCCTTTGAGTGCCGTATCAATGCCGAAGATCCAAGAACCTTCCTGCCATCTCCAGGTGCCATTACCACACTGCACGTGCCAGGAGGCCCTGGTGTACGCTGGGACAGCCATATCTATCAGACCTACAAGGTTCCGCCACACTATGATTCATTAGTTGGCAAACTTATTGTTCATGATGATAACAGAGATCTGGCCATTGCCCGTACCCTTGAGGCTTTAGACGAGCTTGTAATTGAAGGTATCAAGACCAATATTCCTCTGCACAAGGAGCTTTTAGTAGATCCTGTGGAGATAAGAGGCGGTGCTTCAATTCACTATCTTGAAGAAAAGCTTGAAAAGGAAAAAGATCTTAATTTAGGCTAA
- a CDS encoding GNAT family N-acetyltransferase: MIRTLVDIWLEGNLDAHSFISQHYFRDHIPYVQQAFDSATIYIINDDNDGTIAGFAGLVDTYIAGFFIKKSMQHKGFGTSLIEHLVHRYQDLSLDVYKKNQRAINFYLHHGFCIERMSVDMATAYVQYTMRQCQTNK; the protein is encoded by the coding sequence ATGATAAGGACACTTGTTGATATATGGCTTGAGGGCAATCTTGATGCGCACAGCTTTATCTCACAGCACTACTTTAGAGATCATATTCCCTATGTGCAACAGGCCTTTGACAGTGCGACAATTTACATCATAAATGATGATAATGACGGCACAATTGCAGGTTTTGCAGGCCTTGTCGATACTTACATTGCAGGTTTTTTTATAAAAAAGAGTATGCAGCACAAAGGCTTTGGCACATCTCTTATAGAGCATCTTGTACACAGGTACCAGGATTTATCTCTTGATGTCTATAAAAAGAATCAAAGAGCCATAAACTTTTATCTGCACCATGGCTTTTGTATAGAGAGAATGAGTGTGGATATGGCAACTGCCTATGTGCAGTACACAATGCGGCAGTGCCAGACAAATAAATAG
- a CDS encoding site-specific tyrosine recombinase, with protein sequence MADKKDRVYIFFADYMLLELSLSQSTIDSYCRDVKLFEMHLKERGVDLFNFTLDDIRVFLQQKNSGSERSMRRWLAAMRLFCRFLTVEKMRPDNPMSTVENPKAGQYLPVDMSEHDVNAILNAPDVATYEGLRDKAMLELLYATGLRVSELVNLKFENINLQENFLIIRGKGDKERAIPFGKYAKDFLVDFLENGRVQIDPKGKIAYIFLSLRTKGPISRNAFWGRVKNYAKSVGLNKLPSPHTFRHAFATHLLNHNADLRTVQMLLGHSSLVTTQIYTHVATERMHSLFKKCHPRA encoded by the coding sequence ATGGCAGATAAAAAAGACAGGGTTTATATATTTTTTGCAGACTACATGCTCCTTGAGCTGTCACTGTCACAAAGTACCATAGACTCCTACTGCAGAGATGTGAAGCTCTTTGAGATGCATCTTAAAGAGAGAGGGGTAGATCTTTTTAACTTCACGTTAGATGATATCAGAGTTTTTTTACAGCAAAAAAACTCAGGCAGCGAGCGCTCTATGCGACGCTGGCTTGCAGCTATGCGTCTTTTCTGCAGATTTTTAACTGTTGAAAAGATGCGCCCCGACAATCCTATGTCTACAGTGGAAAATCCAAAAGCAGGACAATATCTCCCGGTAGACATGTCAGAACATGATGTCAATGCCATATTGAACGCACCTGATGTTGCTACCTATGAAGGGCTTAGAGATAAGGCCATGCTTGAGCTTTTATATGCTACAGGGTTGCGTGTCAGCGAGCTTGTCAATTTAAAATTTGAAAATATAAATCTGCAGGAGAATTTTCTTATCATACGCGGCAAGGGTGATAAGGAAAGGGCAATTCCTTTTGGGAAGTATGCTAAAGACTTTTTGGTTGACTTTCTTGAAAATGGTCGCGTTCAGATTGATCCAAAGGGTAAGATTGCCTATATCTTTTTATCATTGCGCACTAAGGGACCTATCTCGCGCAATGCTTTCTGGGGCAGGGTTAAAAACTATGCCAAAAGTGTGGGGCTTAACAAACTGCCATCACCGCATACCTTCAGGCATGCCTTTGCCACACATCTTTTAAATCATAATGCCGATCTGCGCACAGTGCAGATGCTGCTAGGTCACTCAAGTTTGGTGACCACACAGATTTATACCCATGTGGCCACAGAGCGTATGCACAGTCTGTTTAAAAAATGTCATCCGCGCGCCTGA
- a CDS encoding pullulanase has product MKVMTVAACAASLLVLCSCQSHDGSSNLLNPGMSIDGREIYLRGEMNDYAVMSAYRLNKIDENTFCTVAPLRADWAPYRFKFADSAWSSGSNFGYAAPPGVLHVDGPKVKLNAASRFEELSFSPDEDGNYRFCLIKEGKSYHATVDKSDDELATLHDLLFNSGSLLSTLN; this is encoded by the coding sequence GTGAAAGTCATGACTGTTGCGGCCTGTGCCGCCTCTTTGCTGGTGCTGTGTTCATGTCAGAGCCATGATGGCAGTTCCAATCTGTTAAATCCTGGTATGAGTATTGACGGCAGAGAAATCTATCTGCGCGGTGAGATGAACGATTATGCTGTAATGTCAGCCTACAGATTGAATAAAATTGATGAAAATACTTTTTGTACTGTAGCCCCGCTCAGAGCGGACTGGGCCCCATACCGCTTTAAATTTGCCGACAGTGCATGGAGCTCAGGCTCCAATTTTGGCTATGCAGCTCCACCTGGTGTACTGCATGTTGACGGCCCTAAGGTTAAGCTCAATGCGGCCTCACGCTTTGAGGAGCTTAGCTTTTCACCAGATGAGGATGGCAATTACCGTTTCTGCCTTATAAAAGAAGGTAAGAGCTATCATGCTACAGTGGATAAAAGCGATGATGAGCTTGCTACACTGCATGATCTGCTCTTTAACAGCGGTAGTTTATTAAGTACTCTTAACTAA
- the coaE gene encoding dephospho-CoA kinase (Dephospho-CoA kinase (CoaE) performs the final step in coenzyme A biosynthesis.): MTVSKDIIRPWCIGMTGGIACGKSTVAALFAELGIDIVDADLIARQAVAKGSLALDAIAEHFGPDILNDDGTLDRRKLRNIVFSDDKKLMVLNSIVHPYVHKMLIEQINSKQSVYVIAVIPLLFEHKLNAMFDRILVVDCSEQLQIQRICARDGSGEDIAHNILKRQVSRDTRLSLADDIINTENISADELYSKVQKLDSIYRELALSQHK, from the coding sequence ATGACAGTATCAAAAGATATTATAAGGCCATGGTGTATAGGTATGACTGGGGGTATTGCCTGTGGCAAATCCACAGTTGCTGCCCTGTTTGCAGAACTTGGCATTGATATTGTCGATGCAGATCTTATAGCAAGGCAGGCCGTAGCTAAAGGCTCTTTGGCCCTTGATGCCATTGCAGAGCACTTTGGCCCTGATATATTAAATGACGATGGCACCCTTGATCGCAGAAAATTAAGAAATATTGTTTTTAGTGATGACAAAAAACTTATGGTGCTCAACTCCATTGTGCACCCTTATGTGCATAAAATGCTCATTGAGCAGATTAACAGTAAACAAAGCGTTTATGTCATTGCTGTAATTCCTCTTTTGTTTGAGCATAAGCTTAATGCCATGTTTGACAGAATACTTGTTGTAGACTGCAGTGAACAACTGCAGATACAAAGAATATGCGCACGTGACGGCTCAGGTGAGGATATTGCACATAATATACTAAAAAGACAGGTCAGCCGCGATACACGCCTAAGCTTGGCCGATGATATTATAAACACTGAAAATATCAGTGCCGATGAACTTTACAGTAAAGTGCAAAAGCTAGATTCAATCTACAGAGAGCTTGCACTTTCACAGCATAAATAA
- the zapD gene encoding cell division protein ZapD has protein sequence MFVYDFPLSPKARTYLKFEAIFNRIEQCRQINSEAELFSLIRGVVDYMDLIDGSGALKIEIVKDLERLHHNLKIWADDPEVDSELVQELLAQLNEAHLALDKFTRQRTVLQDDPILETIKPRFLTPCGVNCFDTPLFTFWSSLPKEEQINTITKWLHELDSIRIPVATILYMWRLCAEYQVKLAKNGFMQETTSSCDLIEIRYPRSVRGYPMVSGFQSSVNVRFLPYEKGATVGDIEFELAYIKGTSM, from the coding sequence ATGTTTGTATACGATTTTCCTTTAAGTCCTAAGGCCAGAACTTATCTGAAGTTTGAGGCAATATTCAATCGCATTGAACAATGCCGTCAGATAAATTCAGAGGCTGAGCTTTTTTCTCTGATCCGCGGTGTAGTTGACTATATGGATCTTATAGACGGCTCGGGCGCTCTTAAAATAGAGATTGTAAAAGATCTTGAAAGACTGCATCACAACCTTAAAATCTGGGCTGATGACCCTGAGGTTGACAGTGAGCTGGTGCAGGAGCTTTTAGCCCAGCTCAACGAGGCCCACCTGGCTCTTGACAAGTTTACAAGACAAAGAACTGTGCTGCAGGATGATCCTATTTTAGAGACCATTAAACCACGCTTTTTAACCCCATGCGGCGTCAACTGCTTTGACACCCCGCTCTTTACCTTCTGGTCAAGTCTTCCAAAAGAAGAGCAGATTAATACCATAACCAAATGGCTGCATGAACTTGACTCCATACGCATACCTGTAGCCACTATACTCTATATGTGGCGTCTTTGTGCCGAATATCAGGTTAAACTTGCCAAAAACGGCTTTATGCAGGAGACCACCTCAAGCTGCGATCTGATTGAGATAAGATATCCACGCTCGGTGCGCGGCTATCCTATGGTCAGCGGCTTTCAGTCAAGCGTCAACGTCCGCTTCCTGCCTTATGAAAAAGGTGCCACTGTGGGCGATATTGAATTTGAACTGGCCTATATCAAAGGAACATCAATGTGA
- a CDS encoding DNA gyrase inhibitor YacG: MSLKNLLPDGTYDEIIKESGIEPEQTQGKVLKVACPTCKKELIYSSANPFRPFCSERCKLIDLGAWANDEIKLKGKDALEDEDADQIVDPNLPRL; the protein is encoded by the coding sequence GTGAGTCTGAAAAATCTTCTGCCCGATGGAACCTATGATGAAATCATAAAAGAGAGCGGTATTGAACCTGAACAGACACAAGGTAAGGTATTGAAAGTAGCCTGCCCTACCTGTAAAAAGGAGCTTATCTACAGCAGTGCCAATCCTTTCAGACCGTTCTGCTCAGAGCGCTGCAAGCTTATAGATCTTGGAGCCTGGGCTAATGATGAGATAAAACTCAAAGGCAAGGATGCCCTTGAGGATGAAGATGCAGATCAGATAGTAGATCCTAATCTGCCACGACTTTGA